In Streptomyces chartreusis, the following proteins share a genomic window:
- the betA gene encoding choline dehydrogenase, giving the protein MASLQYDFVIVGGGSAGSALANRLSADPANRVLVLEAGRSDYPWDVFIHMPAALTYPIGSRFYDWKYESEPEPHMGGRRVYHARGKVLGGSSSINGMIFQRGNPMDYERWAADPGMETWDYAHCLPYFRRMENCLAADPDDEFRGHDGPLVLERGPATNPLFGAFLKATEEAGYAPTDDVNGYRQEGFAKFDRNVHRGRRLSASKAYLKPVRKRPNLTVKTRALVTRVLFEGKKAVGVEYQRGKGAPQQVRAKEVILCGGAINSPQLLQLSGVGNAAELRALGIDVVHDLPGVGENMQDHLEVYIQYACKQPVSMQPYLAKWRAPFIGLQWLFRKGPAATNHFEAGGFARSNEDVDYPNLMFHFLPIAVRYDGSVPAGGHGYQVHVGPMYSDAIGSVKIKSKDPREHPALRFNYLSTEQDRREWVESIRVARKLLNQPALAAYNDGEVSPGPSVKTDEEILAWVAKDGETALHPSCTCKMGTDEMSVVDPTSMRVHGVEGLRVVDASVMPYVTNGNIYAPVMMVAEKAADLILGKEPLAPSKAAYYRHPDAQKQAER; this is encoded by the coding sequence ATGGCTTCCCTGCAATACGACTTCGTCATCGTCGGTGGCGGCTCGGCCGGCAGCGCACTGGCGAACCGGCTCTCGGCGGACCCCGCGAACCGGGTGCTCGTGCTGGAGGCGGGCCGGTCGGACTATCCGTGGGACGTCTTCATTCACATGCCCGCGGCGCTGACCTACCCCATCGGCAGCCGCTTCTACGACTGGAAGTACGAATCCGAGCCCGAGCCCCACATGGGCGGCCGGCGCGTCTACCACGCCCGCGGCAAGGTCCTCGGCGGCTCCTCCAGCATCAACGGCATGATCTTCCAGCGCGGCAACCCCATGGACTACGAGCGCTGGGCCGCCGACCCCGGCATGGAGACCTGGGACTACGCGCACTGCCTGCCGTACTTCCGGCGGATGGAGAACTGCCTCGCCGCCGACCCCGACGACGAGTTCCGCGGCCACGACGGCCCCCTCGTGCTCGAACGCGGCCCCGCCACCAACCCCCTCTTCGGCGCCTTCCTCAAGGCCACCGAGGAAGCCGGGTACGCCCCCACCGACGACGTCAACGGCTACCGGCAGGAAGGCTTCGCCAAGTTCGACCGCAACGTCCACCGCGGACGCCGGCTGTCGGCCTCGAAGGCGTACCTCAAGCCCGTCCGCAAGCGCCCCAACCTCACGGTCAAGACGCGTGCCCTGGTCACCCGAGTCCTGTTCGAGGGCAAGAAGGCCGTCGGCGTCGAATACCAGCGCGGCAAGGGGGCCCCGCAGCAGGTCCGCGCCAAGGAGGTCATCCTCTGCGGCGGCGCCATCAACTCCCCGCAGCTCCTTCAGCTCTCCGGCGTCGGCAACGCCGCCGAACTGCGCGCCCTCGGCATCGACGTCGTGCACGACCTGCCGGGCGTCGGCGAGAACATGCAGGACCACCTCGAGGTCTACATCCAGTACGCCTGCAAGCAGCCCGTCTCCATGCAGCCGTACCTGGCGAAGTGGCGCGCCCCCTTCATCGGCCTGCAGTGGCTGTTCCGGAAGGGCCCGGCCGCGACGAACCACTTCGAGGCCGGCGGCTTCGCCCGCAGCAACGAGGACGTCGACTACCCCAACCTGATGTTCCACTTCCTGCCGATCGCGGTCCGCTACGACGGCTCCGTGCCCGCGGGCGGACACGGCTACCAGGTCCACGTGGGCCCCATGTACTCCGATGCCATCGGCTCCGTGAAGATCAAGAGCAAGGACCCGCGCGAGCACCCGGCCCTGCGCTTCAACTACCTCTCCACCGAGCAGGACCGCCGCGAGTGGGTCGAGTCGATCCGGGTGGCCCGCAAGCTCCTCAACCAGCCCGCGCTCGCCGCCTACAACGACGGGGAGGTCTCGCCCGGACCGTCCGTCAAGACGGACGAGGAGATCCTCGCCTGGGTCGCCAAGGACGGCGAGACCGCTCTGCACCCGTCCTGCACCTGCAAGATGGGCACCGACGAGATGTCCGTCGTCGACCCCACCAGCATGCGGGTGCACGGCGTGGAGGGCCTCAGGGTCGTCGACGCGTCGGTGATGCCGTACGTCACCAACGGCAACATCTACGCCCCGGTGATGATGGTCGCCGAGAAGGCGGCCGACCTGATCCTCGGCAAGGAGCCGCTCGCCCCGTCGAAGGCCGCGTACTACCGCCACCCGGACGCGCAGAAGCAGGCGGAGCGCTAG
- a CDS encoding 5,10-methylenetetrahydrofolate reductase: MAAAGLRALLERVRYEVLPARATEDKVLAHVPRDVVVTVTASPVKGLEPTLDLAVRLAAHGYRVVPHVPARLLRDDLHLKEVAGRLGEVGIDDVFVPAGDADPPAGVYEGALPVLRRLTELGRPFARVGVTGYPESHPLIHDDVTVQAMWDKREHATYVVSNLCFDPRLLGEWIGRIRRRDIALPLYVGVAGPVQRAKLLAMATKIGVGESTRFLTKHPSWFLRFATPGGYAPERLLTRAEGALTAPSAGVAGLHLFTFNQIAETERWRRALLDRLGD, translated from the coding sequence TTGGCCGCCGCGGGACTGAGGGCGCTGCTGGAACGCGTCCGCTACGAGGTGCTGCCCGCGAGGGCGACCGAGGACAAGGTCCTCGCCCATGTGCCGCGCGACGTCGTCGTCACCGTGACGGCGTCGCCGGTCAAGGGCCTGGAACCCACCCTCGACCTCGCCGTACGCCTCGCCGCGCACGGCTACCGGGTCGTGCCGCACGTGCCGGCCCGGCTGCTGCGCGACGACCTGCACCTGAAGGAGGTCGCGGGCCGGCTCGGCGAGGTGGGCATCGACGACGTCTTCGTCCCCGCGGGTGACGCCGACCCGCCCGCCGGGGTCTACGAGGGGGCCCTGCCGGTGCTGCGCAGGCTGACCGAGCTGGGCAGGCCCTTCGCCCGCGTCGGTGTCACCGGCTACCCGGAGAGCCATCCCCTCATCCATGACGACGTCACCGTCCAGGCCATGTGGGACAAGCGCGAGCACGCCACGTACGTCGTGAGCAACCTCTGCTTCGACCCGCGGCTGCTGGGGGAGTGGATCGGCCGGATACGCCGCCGGGACATCGCCCTGCCGCTGTACGTGGGGGTGGCCGGGCCGGTGCAGCGGGCGAAGCTGCTGGCCATGGCGACGAAGATCGGGGTGGGGGAGTCGACGCGCTTCCTGACGAAACACCCCTCGTGGTTCCTGAGGTTCGCGACGCCCGGTGGGTATGCACCCGAGAGGCTCCTGACCCGCGCCGAGGGGGCACTGACCGCCCCCTCGGCCGGAGTGGCGGGCCTGCATCTGTTCACCTTCAACCAGATCGCCGAGACCGAGCGATGGCGCCGCGCCCTGCTGGACCGCCTCGGCGACTGA
- a CDS encoding alpha/beta fold hydrolase, with translation MAADSDWHLTRTFNSTSGDVRWDRLGPPGGPPVVLLHGTPFSSYVWRAVARSLAREYDVHVWDMPGYGSSEKAEGQDVSLAAQGGVLGELLAHWQLTEPLVVAHDFGGAVALRAHLLHDARYRALALVDPVALAPWGSPFFRLVGAHADVFQRLPPALHGALVREYVSSASSPGVRPDVLDRLVEPWLDDTGQAAFYRQIAQADQRYTDEIQGRYGTIGIPTLVCWGEDDTWIPIAKGHELAALVPGARFEPIAGAGHLVQEDAPAQLTAALLDFLQRHR, from the coding sequence ATGGCGGCCGACAGCGACTGGCATCTGACCCGAACCTTCAACAGCACGTCCGGTGACGTCCGCTGGGACCGGCTGGGCCCGCCCGGCGGACCACCGGTCGTCCTGCTGCACGGCACGCCCTTCTCCTCCTACGTCTGGCGTGCCGTCGCCCGCTCGCTCGCCCGCGAGTACGACGTCCACGTCTGGGACATGCCCGGCTACGGCAGCTCCGAGAAGGCCGAGGGGCAGGACGTGTCCCTGGCCGCCCAGGGCGGCGTCCTCGGCGAACTGCTGGCCCACTGGCAGCTCACGGAGCCGCTGGTCGTCGCCCATGACTTCGGCGGCGCCGTCGCCCTGCGGGCCCATCTGCTGCACGACGCCCGCTACCGGGCCCTCGCCCTGGTCGACCCGGTCGCCCTGGCCCCTTGGGGCTCCCCGTTCTTCCGGCTCGTCGGCGCCCACGCCGACGTCTTCCAACGGTTGCCGCCCGCGCTGCACGGCGCCCTGGTGCGCGAGTACGTCTCCTCCGCGAGCAGCCCGGGCGTGCGCCCCGACGTCCTCGACCGGCTCGTCGAGCCCTGGCTGGACGACACCGGCCAGGCCGCCTTCTACCGGCAGATCGCCCAGGCGGACCAGCGCTACACCGACGAGATCCAGGGCCGCTACGGCACGATCGGCATTCCCACGCTGGTCTGCTGGGGCGAGGACGACACCTGGATCCCGATCGCGAAGGGACACGAGCTGGCCGCCCTCGTCCCGGGCGCGCGGTTCGAACCGATCGCCGGCGCGGGGCACCTCGTCCAGGAGGACGCCCCCGCGCAGCTCACGGCAGCTCTGCTCGACTTCCTCCAGCGGCACCGGTGA
- the purU gene encoding formyltetrahydrofolate deformylase: MSPRPQPGREYVLTLSCPDSAGLVHAVSGFLVRNSGNILESQQFDDRLQDRFFMRVHFDVSDPDVDLENLRYRFGPVAQAHSITWTMTDAATPTRTLIMVSRFGHCLNDLLFRRRTGALNIEIPAIVSNHRDFEGLAETYGIPFHHVPVTRDTKPEAEARLLELVRELDVDLVVLARYMQILSDDLCKQLEGRAINIHHSFLPSFKGARPYDQAYTRGVKLVGATAHYVTPDLDEGQIIEQDVVRVDHSLDPGELVTVGRDVEAQVLAHAVKWHSESRVMVDGNRTVVFR; this comes from the coding sequence ATGTCCCCTCGACCGCAACCCGGCCGTGAGTACGTCCTTACTCTCTCCTGCCCAGACAGCGCCGGACTGGTCCACGCAGTGAGCGGCTTTCTCGTCAGGAACTCCGGCAACATCCTGGAGAGCCAGCAGTTCGACGACCGGCTCCAGGACCGTTTCTTCATGCGGGTCCACTTCGACGTTTCGGATCCGGACGTCGATCTGGAAAACCTGCGTTACCGGTTCGGCCCCGTCGCCCAGGCCCACAGCATCACCTGGACCATGACCGACGCCGCCACCCCGACCCGGACCCTGATCATGGTGTCCCGGTTCGGCCACTGCCTGAACGACCTGCTGTTCCGCCGTCGCACCGGCGCCCTCAACATCGAGATCCCGGCGATCGTCTCCAACCACCGCGACTTCGAGGGACTCGCCGAGACGTACGGCATCCCCTTCCACCACGTCCCTGTCACCAGGGACACCAAGCCCGAGGCGGAGGCGCGGCTGCTGGAGCTGGTGCGCGAACTGGACGTCGACCTGGTGGTACTGGCCCGCTACATGCAGATCCTCTCCGACGACCTGTGCAAGCAGCTCGAGGGCCGCGCGATCAACATCCACCACTCCTTCCTGCCCAGCTTCAAGGGCGCCCGCCCCTACGATCAGGCGTACACCCGCGGCGTGAAGCTGGTCGGCGCGACGGCGCACTACGTGACGCCGGATCTGGACGAGGGGCAGATCATCGAGCAGGACGTGGTCCGGGTGGACCACTCGCTCGACCCCGGCGAACTGGTCACCGTCGGACGGGACGTGGAGGCGCAGGTGCTCGCGCACGCGGTGAAGTGGCACAGCGAGAGCCGCGTGATGGTGGACGGCAACCGCACGGTGGTCTTCCGCTGA
- a CDS encoding aldehyde dehydrogenase family protein: MADLYVDGEWRDPVAGGSREIRCPADGTLSATVSEATRPDTEAAIAAARRAFDAGHWPNTPERERGALLLRTADILERDAKDFARAESLDTGKRLVESEYDIADVVSCLRHYGGLGGTDAGRVIDTGRDDAVSRVVYEPVGVCGLITPWNYPLLQASWKVAPALLAGNTIVLKPSELTPSTSVLLMRALEEAGLPAGVANLVLGAGPEAGAPLSDDPRVDMVSFTGGLDTGRRIMATAASTVKKVALELGGKNPNVVFADADFETAVDFALTAVFLHSGQVCSAGARLIVEDSLHDRFVDEVVRRARQIRLGGPFDPDAETGALISAQHLAKVEAYVASGLAEGAVLRCGGTRPDDPALAGGHYYLPTVLDECRQHMRVVHEESFGPVLTVERFTDEDDAVRIANDTEYGLAGAVWTQDGGKAQRVARRLRHGTVWINDYHPYVPQAEWGGFGHSGVGRELGPTGLNEYREPKHIWQNIQPRPQHWFRG; encoded by the coding sequence GTGGCAGACCTGTATGTGGATGGCGAATGGCGGGATCCGGTGGCCGGCGGAAGCCGGGAGATCCGGTGTCCCGCTGACGGCACGCTCTCGGCGACCGTCTCCGAGGCGACCCGCCCCGACACCGAGGCCGCGATCGCCGCCGCCCGCCGTGCGTTCGACGCGGGGCACTGGCCGAACACCCCCGAACGGGAGCGCGGCGCGCTGCTGCTGCGCACCGCCGACATCCTCGAACGCGACGCGAAGGACTTCGCCCGCGCCGAGTCCCTGGACACCGGCAAGCGGCTGGTGGAGAGCGAGTACGACATCGCCGACGTCGTCTCCTGTCTGCGCCACTACGGCGGCCTCGGCGGTACCGACGCGGGACGGGTGATCGACACCGGCCGGGACGACGCCGTAAGCCGTGTCGTGTACGAACCGGTCGGCGTGTGCGGACTGATCACGCCGTGGAACTACCCACTGCTGCAAGCGAGTTGGAAGGTCGCACCGGCGCTCCTGGCCGGCAACACCATCGTCCTCAAGCCCAGCGAGCTCACGCCCTCCACCTCCGTCCTGCTGATGAGGGCGCTGGAGGAGGCCGGGCTCCCGGCGGGCGTCGCCAACCTCGTCCTCGGCGCGGGACCCGAAGCCGGCGCACCCCTGTCCGACGACCCGCGGGTCGACATGGTCTCCTTCACCGGCGGCCTCGACACCGGCAGGCGCATCATGGCCACCGCCGCGTCGACCGTGAAGAAGGTCGCCCTCGAACTCGGCGGCAAGAACCCCAACGTCGTCTTCGCCGACGCCGACTTCGAGACGGCCGTCGACTTCGCCCTGACCGCGGTCTTCCTGCACTCCGGCCAGGTCTGCTCGGCCGGCGCCCGGCTGATCGTCGAGGACTCCCTGCACGACCGCTTCGTCGACGAGGTCGTCCGCCGGGCCCGGCAGATCCGCCTCGGCGGCCCCTTCGACCCCGACGCCGAGACCGGGGCGCTGATCTCCGCACAGCATCTGGCGAAGGTCGAGGCCTACGTCGCCTCCGGGCTCGCCGAGGGCGCAGTGCTGCGCTGCGGCGGCACGCGGCCCGACGACCCCGCGCTGGCGGGCGGCCACTACTACCTCCCCACCGTGCTCGACGAGTGCCGGCAGCACATGCGCGTCGTCCACGAGGAGTCCTTCGGGCCCGTGCTCACCGTGGAGCGCTTCACCGACGAGGACGACGCCGTACGCATCGCCAACGACACCGAGTACGGACTCGCCGGAGCCGTGTGGACCCAGGACGGAGGCAAGGCCCAGCGGGTCGCCCGGCGGCTGCGCCACGGCACGGTGTGGATCAACGACTACCACCCCTACGTGCCGCAAGCGGAATGGGGTGGCTTCGGGCACTCGGGCGTGGGCCGGGAGCTGGGCCCGACCGGCCTGAACGAATACCGAGAGCCCAAACACATCTGGCAGAACATCCAACCCCGGCCGCAGCACTGGTTCCGCGGCTGA
- a CDS encoding quaternary amine ABC transporter ATP-binding protein has product MRSNVTTQTEVPQRRGTPQDSGSTPVISVRRLWKVFGPKADQVPDSEELCGLTRRELMDRTGCTAAVRDVHFDVSPGEVFVVMGLSGSGKSTLVRCLTRLIEPTAGEIVFEGEDIRQADQARLRDLRRRKFSMVFQHFGLLPHRRVVENVAFGLEIRGMSRAERTKRAQEVVELVGLAGYENSYPDQLSGGMQQRVGLARALAGDPDVLFFDEPFSALDPLIRRDMQNEVIRLHHEVGKTMVFITHDLSEALKLGDRILIMRDGKMVQCGTGDELVGAPADDYVREFVKDVPRGDVLTLRWIMRPPADGDALDGPELGPDVVVREATRAVLAADKPVKVVENGKLLGIVGDEEILAVVAGTEGGA; this is encoded by the coding sequence ATGAGGTCGAACGTGACCACTCAGACCGAGGTGCCGCAGCGGCGCGGCACGCCCCAGGACTCGGGCTCCACCCCGGTCATCTCCGTGCGCAGGCTGTGGAAGGTGTTCGGGCCGAAGGCCGACCAGGTGCCGGACTCCGAGGAGTTGTGCGGCCTCACCCGCCGCGAGCTCATGGACCGCACCGGATGCACCGCCGCCGTACGGGACGTCCACTTCGACGTCTCGCCCGGCGAGGTCTTCGTCGTCATGGGCCTGTCGGGCTCCGGCAAGTCCACCCTGGTGCGATGTCTCACCCGGCTGATCGAACCCACCGCGGGCGAGATCGTCTTCGAGGGCGAGGACATCCGCCAGGCCGACCAGGCGCGCCTGCGCGACCTGCGGCGCCGCAAGTTCTCCATGGTCTTCCAGCACTTCGGTCTGCTGCCCCACCGCCGCGTCGTCGAGAACGTGGCGTTCGGTCTGGAGATCCGGGGCATGAGCAGGGCCGAGCGCACCAAGCGCGCCCAGGAGGTCGTCGAGCTCGTCGGCCTCGCGGGCTACGAGAACTCCTACCCCGACCAGCTCTCCGGCGGTATGCAGCAACGCGTGGGCCTCGCCCGGGCGTTGGCCGGCGATCCCGACGTGCTCTTCTTCGACGAGCCCTTCTCGGCGCTCGACCCGCTGATCCGCCGCGACATGCAGAACGAGGTCATCCGGCTGCACCACGAGGTCGGCAAGACCATGGTGTTCATCACCCACGATCTCTCCGAGGCCCTCAAGCTGGGCGACCGCATCCTGATCATGCGCGACGGCAAGATGGTCCAGTGCGGCACCGGCGACGAACTCGTCGGCGCCCCCGCGGACGACTACGTCCGCGAGTTCGTCAAGGACGTCCCGCGCGGCGACGTGCTGACCCTGCGCTGGATCATGCGCCCGCCGGCCGACGGCGACGCCCTCGACGGCCCCGAACTCGGCCCGGACGTCGTCGTACGGGAAGCCACCCGGGCCGTGCTGGCGGCCGACAAGCCCGTCAAGGTCGTCGAAAACGGCAAGCTGCTCGGCATCGTCGGCGACGAGGAGATCCTCGCGGTGGTCGCCGGGACGGAAGGCGGCGCGTGA
- a CDS encoding ABC transporter permease: protein MTVAMEKPEKTAPVEEPPAPAVTERRISRTMVVGAILVLWLVLFAVLRGKHTLTLAAADLTDLHRWFNDVNDSIGADRNSNPLFLYFFNEIRFVIDSLVTFVQELISQPGADRPVPQIGWLGVVGIVGYVSWAVGNWRVALLAVAGFTFLGLQGLWQESMDTLALTVSAVFVALLFAIPLGVWAGLSDRFNRIMTPFLDFMQTMPTFVYLAPLTLFFLIGPASATIATLIYAAPPAIRITAHAIRSVPTTTVEAADSLGATRRQALTKVLLPMSKRTVVMGVNQTIMAALAMVTIAALIDAPGLGKTVVQALQSLDVGTAFNAGLAIVVMAIVLDRVTTAASGREEAARNSKNRFLTWRRPLLGAGAAAAAVLVYLSHTYVWAAEFPGEGGVGSAISSWADSVTTWAQDNLSGLTNAFRDAITNGLLNPFQTVLTDSPWWLVGAALIALAVVLGGWRAGITTAVCVGLLVGTGVWSDSMTTLASTVVATVLVMLLGIGFGVWMGRSALVDRLLRPSLDAAQVMPPFVYLVPFLALFGATRFTAIVAAVVYAAPVAMKIIADGVRNVPATTVEAATSAGCNTWQIITKVQLPMARSALTLATNQGLIYVLSMVVVGGLVGAGALGYDVVAGFSQGQLYGKGLAAGLAIVLLGVMFDRITQAAARRTSA, encoded by the coding sequence ATGACCGTCGCGATGGAGAAACCGGAGAAGACGGCACCCGTCGAGGAGCCGCCCGCTCCGGCCGTGACCGAACGCAGGATCAGCCGGACCATGGTGGTCGGCGCGATCCTCGTGCTCTGGCTGGTGCTCTTCGCCGTACTGCGCGGAAAGCACACCCTGACCCTCGCGGCGGCCGACCTCACCGATCTGCACCGGTGGTTCAACGACGTCAACGACTCGATCGGCGCGGACCGCAACTCCAACCCGCTCTTCCTCTACTTCTTCAACGAGATCCGCTTCGTCATCGACTCCCTGGTGACCTTCGTGCAGGAGTTGATCTCGCAGCCGGGCGCCGACCGTCCCGTCCCGCAGATCGGCTGGCTCGGTGTCGTCGGCATCGTTGGCTATGTCTCCTGGGCCGTGGGCAACTGGCGGGTCGCGCTCCTGGCGGTCGCCGGCTTCACCTTCCTCGGGCTCCAGGGCCTGTGGCAGGAGAGCATGGACACGCTCGCGCTGACCGTGTCCGCCGTCTTCGTGGCGCTGCTGTTCGCGATCCCGCTCGGGGTCTGGGCAGGGCTGTCCGACCGGTTCAACCGGATCATGACGCCCTTCCTGGACTTCATGCAGACGATGCCGACCTTCGTCTACCTGGCCCCGCTGACCCTGTTCTTCCTCATCGGCCCGGCCTCCGCCACCATCGCCACGCTCATCTACGCGGCGCCGCCCGCGATCCGGATCACCGCGCACGCCATCCGCTCCGTGCCGACGACCACGGTCGAGGCGGCCGACTCGCTGGGCGCCACCCGTCGGCAGGCGCTGACGAAGGTGCTGCTGCCGATGTCCAAGCGGACCGTGGTCATGGGCGTCAACCAGACCATCATGGCCGCCCTGGCCATGGTGACCATCGCCGCCCTGATCGACGCACCCGGCCTCGGCAAGACCGTCGTCCAGGCCCTCCAGTCGCTCGACGTGGGCACCGCCTTCAACGCCGGTCTCGCGATCGTCGTCATGGCCATCGTGCTCGACCGCGTCACCACCGCGGCGAGCGGACGCGAAGAGGCGGCCCGGAACTCGAAGAACCGTTTCCTGACCTGGCGCCGCCCGCTGCTCGGCGCCGGAGCTGCGGCCGCCGCGGTCCTCGTCTACCTCTCGCACACCTATGTGTGGGCGGCGGAGTTCCCCGGCGAGGGAGGCGTGGGCAGCGCCATCTCCAGCTGGGCGGACAGCGTGACGACCTGGGCGCAGGACAACCTGTCCGGGCTCACCAACGCCTTCCGCGACGCCATCACCAACGGTCTGCTCAACCCCTTCCAGACAGTCCTGACCGACTCCCCGTGGTGGCTCGTCGGCGCGGCTCTGATCGCGCTCGCCGTGGTCCTCGGGGGCTGGCGCGCCGGCATCACCACGGCCGTCTGCGTGGGCCTGCTCGTCGGCACCGGTGTCTGGTCCGACAGCATGACGACGCTGGCGTCGACCGTCGTCGCCACGGTCCTTGTGATGCTGCTCGGCATCGGCTTCGGCGTGTGGATGGGACGCAGCGCGCTGGTCGACCGGCTGCTGCGGCCCAGCCTGGACGCGGCCCAGGTCATGCCGCCGTTCGTCTATCTCGTGCCGTTCCTCGCGCTGTTCGGCGCGACCCGCTTCACGGCGATCGTCGCCGCCGTCGTCTACGCGGCCCCCGTCGCCATGAAGATCATCGCGGACGGGGTCCGGAACGTGCCCGCCACCACCGTGGAGGCGGCCACCTCGGCCGGGTGCAACACCTGGCAGATCATCACCAAGGTCCAGCTGCCGATGGCGCGCAGCGCCCTCACGCTCGCGACCAACCAGGGCCTGATCTACGTCCTTTCGATGGTCGTGGTCGGCGGTCTGGTGGGCGCGGGCGCCCTCGGCTACGACGTCGTGGCCGGTTTCTCGCAGGGCCAGCTGTACGGGAAGGGGCTCGCCGCGGGGCTCGCCATCGTCCTTCTCGGCGTCATGTTCGACCGGATCACTCAGGCAGCGGCTCGCCGCACCAGCGCATAA
- a CDS encoding ABC transporter substrate-binding protein, whose product MARHWRAGAAGLAVLGLTLTACGGAKVGDDSAGSGGSGDSGKCGTFNLAVNPWVGYEANAAVVAYVAEHDLGCKVNQKDLKEEIAWQGFGTGEVDAVIENWGHDDLKKKYITDQKTALDAGPTGNKGLIGWYVPPWLAKAHPDITDWNNLDKYAAEFKTSESGGKGQLLDGDPSFVTNDEALVKNLKLDFKVVYAGSETALIQAFRKAEKNKEWVIGYFYEPQWFMSEVPLVKVKLPEYKDGCDADAEKVDCDYPVYELDKIVSAKFAKSGSPAYDLVKNFTWTNDDQNVVAKYIAVDKMAPEAAAKKWVEANRDKVEAWIK is encoded by the coding sequence ATGGCAAGACACTGGCGAGCCGGCGCGGCCGGACTGGCCGTCCTCGGCCTCACCCTCACCGCCTGCGGCGGGGCGAAGGTCGGCGACGACTCCGCGGGGTCCGGCGGCTCGGGCGACTCCGGCAAGTGCGGCACCTTCAACCTCGCGGTCAACCCGTGGGTCGGCTACGAGGCCAACGCGGCGGTCGTCGCGTACGTCGCGGAACACGACCTCGGCTGCAAGGTCAACCAGAAGGACCTCAAGGAGGAGATCGCCTGGCAGGGCTTCGGGACGGGCGAGGTCGACGCCGTCATCGAGAACTGGGGCCACGACGACCTGAAGAAGAAGTACATCACCGACCAGAAGACGGCCCTGGACGCCGGCCCGACCGGCAACAAGGGGCTCATCGGCTGGTACGTGCCGCCGTGGCTGGCCAAGGCGCACCCCGACATCACCGACTGGAACAACCTCGACAAGTACGCGGCCGAGTTCAAGACCTCCGAGTCGGGCGGGAAGGGCCAGCTGCTCGACGGCGACCCGTCGTTCGTCACCAACGACGAGGCGCTGGTGAAGAACCTGAAGCTGGACTTCAAGGTGGTGTACGCGGGCAGCGAGACCGCCCTCATCCAGGCCTTCCGCAAGGCGGAGAAGAACAAGGAATGGGTGATCGGCTACTTCTACGAGCCGCAGTGGTTCATGTCCGAGGTACCGCTCGTCAAGGTCAAGCTGCCCGAGTACAAGGACGGTTGCGACGCCGACGCGGAGAAGGTCGACTGCGACTACCCGGTGTACGAACTGGACAAGATCGTCAGCGCGAAGTTCGCCAAGTCCGGCAGCCCGGCCTATGACCTGGTGAAGAACTTCACGTGGACGAACGACGACCAGAACGTCGTGGCGAAGTACATAGCCGTCGACAAGATGGCCCCCGAGGCGGCGGCCAAGAAGTGGGTCGAGGCCAACCGCGACAAGGTGGAGGCCTGGATCAAGTAG